The Methanosarcina acetivorans C2A genome includes the window CGATCCTGCCGATCCTTCCGGTTTTCTGCAGATCACGCAGATCAAGATCGGCTCCTAGCAGCCCTTCAGTCTGACCAAATATTGCGCCTACTATATCGGGACGCTCGATTACCCCATCAGCATTTATTTTAGAATGAATGATATATTTCGTGGTATCAGTATTTTGCATGTGAAATTCTCCCTGAACTAAAATTATAATGATTTATCATGAACTATTGATTATGGACGTTTTTCTTTGGATGATCTATTCTATTGGATGACTTTTCCTATTTGTTGACGGAAAATAGCTCTTATACAATCGGACAATTCCGATGTACAATTCTTTTTCCGGCTACAGGCTCATAGTACTTTTCCGGCAGTACAAATCTATCCTCTATTTATTCTGGAAACGCGCTGGAAACCATAAAAGGCACCAGAAAATGCAAAAATAGTAGTAAAATCAGATTTAAAACCAGATCAGGGATAATACACCCTTGAGGGCAGAGTTCATAATTGAAGATTACTATGAACCGGAAAACAGGGTTCCGAAGCTGCCTATAACTGTCTTTTGTGCTTATGTCAGGAGAATTAAACCGGCGGAATACTTCCCGGACCATTTTTCAATGAAAGCTTTTACCGGCAAAAGCAGGATAAGCCCCTACCTATTTTAAAGCTCTCATGGATAGAGCGATTCCTGATTTTCGATCGGAGTAAACATCATATCTCCATAAAATCCATGGAGGATTTTCTGTACCTGCCCGAAAATCTTTGCCTTAACATAAGCTTACTGTCGGGTCTGAAATAAATCTCAGAGTCCCAAGTCAAATAATGTGTTTACCATTCAATATGCCCGATAACTGAAGATTTTCAGAGATGTTCCAGAGGAGGGGATTAACCTGAGGCGTGAGTGGCTAGAGAGGGCCTGACGCCTTTTTAATTGAACAAGTATCCCTAATGATAAGTGGTAAAGCAGTGAATTGAATGCATCAGGTTTATTGAAAACATTTTTTGACTTTTGCATCATGGGTGATATAATGTATAAGGTTTATTTCTGGACTGATAGTATTAGCCCTGAATTGGTAATATGTATAATCTGAGATTTCTATTAAGTTTGCATATGTTTAGTTACATGAAATTCTTTACGAATCCGGTAGTGATGAATTGATGAAGTTATTAGTTTATGATATGACCTGACGAAACAGCTCCCGCCCGCCTTAAAGCGACTTTGGCGAAACCGGAATCCCGCACGTCATACGTCTTAAATTCATATGTTTAATGGTTGCAGGCTTTAAGAACTTTTTGGTTATTTAAAAGGTTCGCTAAACCTGAATTATTTTAACCCAGTATCAATAAATTTAAGGATAGCGACCTTCTGGAAAGATTTTCAAATTTTAAATGAAAAACTAATTGGAAAAATTTAGAAAAGTATATATAAAACAAAGAACGTCTAAAAATTTGAACGAGCGAGGTAAATACACTGTTTTATGTATTAACCCCCCCACTCCCAACTCGCTCGTTCACCCTTCACATGAAATCATTATCTGCTTCTCCTGTTAATCAATTCAATTAATCAGTTCAATTAAACCAGTTCGATTAAACTTAATGTACGGAACACTGGACGTTTTCCCGTATCATCTGAAATTGCTTCGGGCGCTGAAGTCTTTCCTCTCTTAAAAACCTATAATAGGCGCGAAACACCATTATAAAAAGCATGGGAAGCGATTTCAGTGTAAAGGATGCTGCAGGTAAAATCATGCAACCCGCAGCTGAGGTTCAGGAAGAGGTCCCGGGGAAAGGCCCCATACATGTCCGGACAGAAAAAGAGATCACAAGGGTGGTGATTATAGGAGGGGGAGCCTGTGGGATGGCGGCTGCTACCAAGATCAGGAGGCAGAGTGACTTCAAAATAACTGTACTCTCATCTGACTCCCACACAGCTTACAGCCACTGCGGAATTCCTTTTGTCCTGGGCAGGGAAATTGAAAATTTTGAAAAATTGATCGTAAAACCCCCAGGTTTTTTCAGAGAAAAAAACATAGATGTGAAACTGAACGAGAAGGTAATGTCGATAAACCTGGCAAAGCGAGTCGTCCTGACCGGAAAGGGAACCTATCCTTATGACAAACTGGTGATTGCCACAGGGAGCCTGCCCTTTATACCTCGCAAAAGCAAGGCAAATATTCTACCTTACGGAATCTTCACGCTCAGAAGCCTTGCTGACGGCAAACTCTTTGGAAAAGCCCTTGAAACCGCGCAAACAGTATGCATCATAGGGGGAGGTATAATAGGAATTGAATGTGCCTCAGCCCTTACAAAGCGAGGGATTAAAACTATTCTTATTACCAGGAGTAAAGACCTGCTTTCCAGCCAGTTTGATTCTGATATGGCTGCGATTGTCAGGGCACACCTTGAAGCCCTCGGTGTGCGGGTTATTACCGGGGAACCTCTATTTTTACCTGAAAATTTCTGGAAAGAAAAAACCGTATACATAAAGGACAGACATTTTCCTGCAGACCTTATGCTCCTGGCAACCGGGGTAAAACCTGAAGTTTGCCTTGCCAGCGAGGCAGGGATAGATACCGGAAAGGCAGGGGGAATAGTCGTAAATGAAATGCTTCAGGTAAAAGCAGGAGGGGAATTCCTCCCTAATGTATACGCAGGGGGCGAATGTGCGGAGGTTACTGACCTTCTAACCGGGGAAAGCAGGCTCAGCCCACTGGGCACAACCGCACGTCGTATGGCAGACGTGATCGGAAATAACATTACAGACAAATACTCTACTTTCGGGCCCCTTGCCGACCCCTGGGTAGCTGTTGCCGGAGACCTGCAGTTCGGAGGAGTGGGGCTTACCCCCGAACAGGTGAAAAGACAGGGGATAAAAGTTGTAAGCGGATTTTCCCGCGGGCGCACGAGAGCTTCCTACTATCCGGGTCGAAAGGATATTTATATAAAACTCTTTTTTAAAGACGGCTGCCTTGCAGGAGCGCAGCTCGCAGGAGGGGAAGGAATAAAGGAAAGGATCGATGCCCTTTCCCTTGCGATAAGAAAGAAAACAACAATCAAAGACCTTCTAAACCTTGAAACCTGCTATGCTCCTCCGGTTTCTATGCTCGTGGACCCCCTCACTCCGGCTGTAAAAGCCGCAGTCAGAAATATAAGGAAGGCGAAAACCGAGTAATAAGGACCGGATAAGAGATTGGATGGAAGATATGGTTAAATCTCGGGAAAAAACGGATGAAATACAGGGAAAGTGAAATGATAGGGAGAGGGAAATGATAGAAATTGATGGTTCATATGGAGAAGGAGGAGGACAGGTAGTCAGGACAGCTGTTGCCCTTTCTGCAGTTACCGGAAAAGATGTAAAGGTTACGAACATAAGGAAAAACAGACCGAATCCCGGCCTGAAACAGCAGCACCTGAAAGCTCTCGAAACTGCAGCCAGGATATGTGAGGCACGGGTTTCAGGGCTTTTTCCTGGTTCTTCAGAGTTATTTTTTTCTCCAGTGGAAATAAAGGGGGGGAAATATGAGGTTGATATAGGGACTGCAGGTAGCATAACCCTGCTTCTGCAGAGCCTTATGCCAGCCCTGCCTTTTGCAAAAGAAAAGGTCAAGCTGACGATAAAGGGAGGAACCGATGTTGCCTGGTCCCCTACAATCGATTACCTGCAGCATGTAACCCTCAGGGCACTTGAACAACTCGGATATGCAGGCATCGTAACCCTGAAAAAGCGTGGTTACTATCCCAGGGGAGGAGGTGAGGTTTCAGCTGTTTTTGAACCCTGCAAGCTTCGGAGTTTTCATTTCCGAAGGGTAAAAGAAAACAGAAGAACCGGAGAAGCCCGAAGAGAAGAAGAAACCCGAAATGAGGGAAGGAACCAAAACCAGAGGATAGAAATTCAGGGAATTTCCCATGCATCGAATCTACCGGCACATGTACCAGCCCGCCAGGCCGAAGCTGCCGAATCCCTGCTTCTTGAAGCCGGATACGGTTCACGAACCAAGATCCAGTCCTTCGAATTGCTTTCCACAGGAAGCGGGATAACCCTCTGGTCTGGTTATTGCGGGGGAAGTGCCCTTGGAAAAAAAGGACTACCTGCCGAAAAGGTGGGCAGACGAGCTGCAGAAGAAATCATCTTGGAACTAAGCTCAAAAGCCCCTGTGGATGTGCATCTTGCAGACCAGCTGATTCCGTATATGGCACTTGCAGGAAACAGTTCTTATACGGTCCGGGAGCTGACCCTGCATGCGGCAACAAACATCTGGGTTACGGAACAGTTTCTGGACGTGAAATTCAGGATCGAGGAAAAAGAGGGACTTTTTGAAGTCTCGGTAGACTGATTAAAGAACAAAAAATATAGAAAAACGAGCGAGAATAAGATTGCAGGAAAAATGGGAAAAAGCGGGAAAATAAAAAGTAAGAAAAGGTTAAAGAAAAAACGATAAGAAAAAGATACCGAAAAAAAGACTGCGAAAAACCAGTAAGATGAAATCATTCCTCGATTACATACAGGTACTCGGGAGGTATCTTTTCTGCAAGTACGATGTAATCCGTTGCAAGCTTTAGAGAAATTCCGTCTTCCTGAGCTCTAAAGGCGTCAACCTGCAGGATCACAGGACTTTCAGTGTGGATAAGGGCAACTTCAGCTGCCTTTTCATAGGAAGTACTGAGATGAACATAGCGTTGTTTGATAGGGAAAATTCCGTTCTCGAGCAGGACATCAACTTCTTCCGGACTTGCCCCGTAGTATACGTACGGAGCATCGCTCTCCTCGTAGTCAAGCTCAATGTTAACAGAATGTCCGTAACGTGCCCTTATCATGAACCCTCTGATCTGGTATCGTCCTTTTTCATCGGATTCCACAAGGGCATAAAGGTACTCTTTTCTCATCCAGTTATAACGTTTCTTCATAACGTCACAGAAGGCGTTAAGGTCCACCCAGCCGTATTCATCCATTTTAACCCCTGCGGATGCCGGGAAGTGCCGAAGAGTACCTGATACAAACCTGCCGAGCTTTTCTTCCCTGCTGTCATCCAGCACGTATCTGCCTGGGCGTTTACACTGCTGACAGCTGCCTCCTCTAAAATAGCCGTGCTCAGTGCATTTTCGAATCATATATCACATAATGAAACTTTACCATAAATAAGGTTTTGTTTTTAGAATCCTTATTCTCCTTAACTAGTTTATAGGGTTGCCAGTTTTAACCTGGTCACCTCAAAAACCGGGAAATGCCTATAATAGCTTTGACTGTGAAGCCAAAAACAGGTTCGTTGAACACTTTCAAAGTCCTCGCTTTGTCTCGATAATTTTTGTGGACTTCAAAAAATATTCTGTAAAGCCAAAAATTAAAGACCTTGGATTAAGGTCACTTTTTTTGATTTTTAAGCTTTATGTAAATGTCTACGAGCTTACCTATAACTCCAACAGCCAGCGATGCCACTGTCAATATCGCTATGGTATTATTAAGCATTCTTTTCTCCGTAATTTAATAGTCTGCCGACTAAGAATGCTTCAATTCAATCAAAACCAGAATATTATGCATTTTGATATTGAAATCAATACCATAAGTTTTATATCCTGTATACCTATAGTATTTGGATAAGTCTATACTACTTAGTAGGTATAATTATCTACTATAGTAAGTACATTTCTGGTTCTACTGTTTTATCCCAAAATTAGTTCACTTTTTTAATTTCTTTTATTAAAGATATATATTCGTAGACAAGTGACCCGCTATTTTACTTCAACTTCGAATTTGTTTCATTTTACATGATCATCTCACAGTACCTGAACAGAATTTGAATTTACTCAACATTTAACCTTTTGAGCCGCCTGCTCTTGTATCGTATATTGAACTTTCAAATGGTTTCGGATCTGCGAAATCATTTCAGGATACAACACATAGAATATATATCATAAATTTTTATAAATTTATAGAACCTGTCAAGTCCAGTTGGATCAAAAAAGAAGGAGAATATTCAGTACCAATTAGTGGGTACTGTCAAACTTAGGTTAAATATGATTATGAGTGGAGAGGAAAAAAGGGTATGAAGAACCAATTTCTTTCCACAATTTCATGCTAAATTTTCAGATTTATCCGACTTCCTGATTCTCATTTATAAGTTTTAAAGAATACTTATGCTGAATGTAAAATTAATTTTTATATCCCGTCATATATTCGGATATCCAAAAATTATAAATATTTACAAGTATTTTTCAACTTAATGTGATAAATTAGTTTCTCAGTAACAAACTAGTTTATCAGTAATAAATTCGTTTACCACAAGAAATTAGTTTGCCAAAATATGTTCTACCAAATGTCCTAACTAATTGTATTTTGAATATGGCTGGAAATAGCAGTAAATGGAAATGGTAGTTGTTTAACATGGATTCTTCGACATTGACTGTTATCGGTATTTTGATAGGTATTCTTATCTTCGGGATTAAAACTGGATTAGGTTGTGGATTTTCAAATATCACTACGCGAGAGATTCTTACAATTGGCGGCAGTTATTTTTTTCTAGCTCTTTTATTCGGAAGTGTTGCTGACCACCTGAGCTTTGATGCTTTTGAGCGTCTTTCTGCAATGGGTATGGGAATCCATGTTCTTGTCTCCCTGCTCCTTATAGGGGCTGGCATCTATACCCAGAAAAAATGGAATTCCGGAAAAGATGTTTCCAGACATACTTTCCTGGCCATATCAATGCCCTGTCCGGTCTGCCTGGGGGCTCTTGCAGTCTCCTGTATGCTCCTCTCACAAAGCCTCAGCCTTTCCGGGATAAAAATAGGGTTCCTTGTGGGAATTGCTTTTTTTATTGCAGTAGTAGCTTCTTCTTTTCTTTTCAGGTTCGGGAAGGTCCGGTGTGGAAAGACCCCCGAAACTATGGGAAGCGCCATGATGCTTCTCGGAATTTATTATCTTCTGGGAGCTCTGCTAATCCCGGCCTATATGAAATCAAAGCAGATGAACCTGGCTCCTATGCAAACCGGAGAATCAGGCCTTTTTCCCCTTCTGGTTTTCGGGATATTGGTCCTTGCAGGTTTTTTCCTTGACCGTGTGAGGTCTAGCCAATGAGCAATATGGATCTGTTATTCCGGACTATATACGTATTTTCATCGGCTTTACTGTATCCGGTAATGATACTTTTGACTCTACTGGTCTTTGTTTCACTTATTCAGTTAGGAGAATTCCTTTCCGAATATTCAAAAAGAACCAGGGACCGGAACAGCCTGGAAGTTAGTTGCAAAAAAATCAGGCAAAGTCTTCATATTTCGGCTTTTTCGGAAGCATCGAAGGCTCTTCTGAATATAAAACAAAATTACATGGTCACGACCTTTGCAAAAGAGTCTGCACAATACCTTGAAGATCAGAATTTCCCTGCGACCGGGAAGCTCTCCGAAGAATATGAGATAAGAATGGCAAAGCGCCTTGAGCACACGAAAATCATCTCAACTGTTGCTCCCATGCTCGGGCTTATGGGGACCCTTATCCCTCTCGGGCCTGCTCTAATAGGGCTTTCACAGGGAGACCTCGAAACCCTGGCACAGAACCTGATGATCGCTTTTGCGACTACCGTTGTAGGGCTCTTTTCTGCCGGAATAGCCTATGTGCTTACCCAGGTCAGAAGGCGCTGGTACTGGGAGGACATGTCGGATATCGATTACATCCTGGATATCATCGAGGAAAAGAACGGAAATTGACCGCTTTTTAGTAAGGAGGAATATCATGCGAAAATCCAGACGATGCAGGCGAATGAGGCTTTTAAACGATCCGGATGAGCAAAACCCCATGACAGGGGTTGCCAACCTCTTTGACGTTGCAATGGTCTTTTCTGTTGCGTTACTCGTAGCCCTTGTGATGTCTTACCACCTCCCCGAACTTCTGAGCGCAAATGAAGATATTACTATTGTAAAAAATCCCGGAAAACAGGACATGAAAATCGTTATCAAAGATGAAGGCCAGCCTATCGAAGTCCTGAACATGACCGACGATATCGGGGGAGGGACAGGAGAAGCTCTAGGTACTGCATACCGACTGGCCGACGGCAGAGTGATTTACGTGCCTGAGGAAGAGAACAGTAGCTCTACGTATCAGCAAATGCTGGATTGAAACATTAATCACAAATAGTGTTGAGCATTCCGGTACCGCCTGCAAGCAATGTACCCGGAATGCCCGGCACGTTATCGAGGGATAACATGCAATTGAGAATAAAATCGATATTGATATTAAACCTATTGTTGTTAGCCTCACTAACAACTGTTGCGACGGCAGAAGAACAGAAAACATCTGTAGATGTCCTGTTTATCCTGCATGACAATACATCGATTCACTGGTATTACCTTGAAGAAGCGATGAATGATTATGAGTTAGAAAACACGACAATAAACCTCACTATATATGACCCGGATCAGGCTGCAGAAAACAATCTAACGTCCTTTGACATAATTGCACTGCATCATGTATCCTACAGCCCTGATATACAGGAAAGGCTGGACGAAGCTAACAGCACGAGCAGGACTGTGTATATTTCCGATACAGCCTATCTCTGGGAGATGAACGTGCCCCAGAACATAGGGCAATATGCATATTCCGAATACTGGATGTCAAGCGGGGTAGAGAACCACCGCAATCTCCTCACATACCTGGCTGTGACTTTAATGGGCGCAGAGGAGGAGATCAAACCTGGAATCCAGCTTTCGCAAAGTGGCATATTCCACCCGGATTACAAAGCCGAGTTCCAGCCCAGTAATGAAGGCCTGTTCAATAACATTACAGCGTATATGGAGTGGTACAACGATTCCGGGAAATACCACCCGGATAAACCAACTGTGGGCCTTACCCTTTCAGGGTACTACTATGCCAACGGCTACAACCTGGCAGATTGGATTTCTATTATACGGGAACTTGAGGAAAGGGGGGTAAATGTGATCCCTATCCTGGACAAGACCGATGCCAGACAGGTTTTTTTTGATGAAGTGAAGAACGAGTCAAGGGTCGACCTTGTCCTTGCGTATATGGGAACCTTTCATAGCAAAGCAACGTTCAATACAAGCAGTATCAGTGAACGAAAAGCGATGATCTCAGAACTTGGTGTTCCCTGGATCAACTGCATAACGACCAGCCAGACCCCTGAAGAATGGGAGAACTCTACAACAGGAATTCCTTCCTCATACACCAGCTGGGCCGTTGCACTTCAGGAGATGGAAGGGTTGATCGAACCCATCGTCATAGGGGGAACTGTTATCGATGAGATAACAAATGCACAAATAAAAGTTCCAATTCCCGGGAGAGCAGAGTACGTCGCAGATAGAGCTCTTAAGTGGACTGAACTGAAGTACCTTGACAATAGCCAGAAGAGAATAGCTCTGATCTATTATTCGTATCCTCCGGGAAAATCCGAGATCGGGGCAAGCTATATGGACGTGCCGCAAACCCTCGAAGTACTCCTGAATGAGATGTACAATGCCGGGTATGATCTGGGCGAAGATTTTTCCATATATAATATCAGTGACAGCAACAATTCTATTTCAAGCAATGAAAGCATTGTTGTAAAGCTAATTACTCAGGGCAGAAACATAGGCACCTGGGCGCAGGAAGATGTTGACAGGCTTGCTGAACTGGATGCAGTCGAACTTATCCCTGAGAGCAAATACCTCCAGTGGTTCAGCGAACTTCCAGAAGACATGCAGCAGGATGTAGTCGACCTCTGGGGAGAGGCTCCCGGTGACCAGATGGTCTACACAGCGCCCGATAATAGGAGATACCTGGTGATACCTAATATCCGGTACGGGAACATATTGCTTGCCCCGCAGCCTTACAAGGGGTATCAGAACAATGAGCAGACGCTCTATCACAACACAAGTATGCCGCCGAACCACCAGTATATCGCTTTCTATCTCTGGCTTAAGAAGGAGTACAACGCATCTGCCCTGGTTCATGTGGGGACTCATGGAACACTGGAATGGCTTCCGGGTAAAGAGGTGGGGCTCTGCAATCACTCCTGGCCGGAGATCCTGATACAGGATCTTCCGAACCCTTACATATATATTGTGGATAACGTAGGGGAAGGGACACAGGCCAAAAGGAGAAGTTATTCGGTTATCATAGATCACATGACGCCTCCGTTTGTCCCTTCTGGACTCTATGGCAACTATTCGAACTTGCATCAGTCGATCCACCTTTACCTGACATCAAAAGAAAATAACAACACGGCCCT containing:
- a CDS encoding RNA 2'-phosphotransferase; amino-acid sequence: MIRKCTEHGYFRGGSCQQCKRPGRYVLDDSREEKLGRFVSGTLRHFPASAGVKMDEYGWVDLNAFCDVMKKRYNWMRKEYLYALVESDEKGRYQIRGFMIRARYGHSVNIELDYEESDAPYVYYGASPEEVDVLLENGIFPIKQRYVHLSTSYEKAAEVALIHTESPVILQVDAFRAQEDGISLKLATDYIVLAEKIPPEYLYVIEE
- the rtcA gene encoding RNA 3'-terminal phosphate cyclase encodes the protein MIEIDGSYGEGGGQVVRTAVALSAVTGKDVKVTNIRKNRPNPGLKQQHLKALETAARICEARVSGLFPGSSELFFSPVEIKGGKYEVDIGTAGSITLLLQSLMPALPFAKEKVKLTIKGGTDVAWSPTIDYLQHVTLRALEQLGYAGIVTLKKRGYYPRGGGEVSAVFEPCKLRSFHFRRVKENRRTGEARREEETRNEGRNQNQRIEIQGISHASNLPAHVPARQAEAAESLLLEAGYGSRTKIQSFELLSTGSGITLWSGYCGGSALGKKGLPAEKVGRRAAEEIILELSSKAPVDVHLADQLIPYMALAGNSSYTVRELTLHAATNIWVTEQFLDVKFRIEEKEGLFEVSVD
- a CDS encoding DUF2149 domain-containing protein, whose translation is MRKSRRCRRMRLLNDPDEQNPMTGVANLFDVAMVFSVALLVALVMSYHLPELLSANEDITIVKNPGKQDMKIVIKDEGQPIEVLNMTDDIGGGTGEALGTAYRLADGRVIYVPEEENSSSTYQQMLD
- a CDS encoding MotA/TolQ/ExbB proton channel family protein, which gives rise to MSNMDLLFRTIYVFSSALLYPVMILLTLLVFVSLIQLGEFLSEYSKRTRDRNSLEVSCKKIRQSLHISAFSEASKALLNIKQNYMVTTFAKESAQYLEDQNFPATGKLSEEYEIRMAKRLEHTKIISTVAPMLGLMGTLIPLGPALIGLSQGDLETLAQNLMIAFATTVVGLFSAGIAYVLTQVRRRWYWEDMSDIDYILDIIEEKNGN
- a CDS encoding DUF2162 domain-containing protein, which encodes MDSSTLTVIGILIGILIFGIKTGLGCGFSNITTREILTIGGSYFFLALLFGSVADHLSFDAFERLSAMGMGIHVLVSLLLIGAGIYTQKKWNSGKDVSRHTFLAISMPCPVCLGALAVSCMLLSQSLSLSGIKIGFLVGIAFFIAVVASSFLFRFGKVRCGKTPETMGSAMMLLGIYYLLGALLIPAYMKSKQMNLAPMQTGESGLFPLLVFGILVLAGFFLDRVRSSQ
- a CDS encoding FAD-dependent oxidoreductase gives rise to the protein MGSDFSVKDAAGKIMQPAAEVQEEVPGKGPIHVRTEKEITRVVIIGGGACGMAAATKIRRQSDFKITVLSSDSHTAYSHCGIPFVLGREIENFEKLIVKPPGFFREKNIDVKLNEKVMSINLAKRVVLTGKGTYPYDKLVIATGSLPFIPRKSKANILPYGIFTLRSLADGKLFGKALETAQTVCIIGGGIIGIECASALTKRGIKTILITRSKDLLSSQFDSDMAAIVRAHLEALGVRVITGEPLFLPENFWKEKTVYIKDRHFPADLMLLATGVKPEVCLASEAGIDTGKAGGIVVNEMLQVKAGGEFLPNVYAGGECAEVTDLLTGESRLSPLGTTARRMADVIGNNITDKYSTFGPLADPWVAVAGDLQFGGVGLTPEQVKRQGIKVVSGFSRGRTRASYYPGRKDIYIKLFFKDGCLAGAQLAGGEGIKERIDALSLAIRKKTTIKDLLNLETCYAPPVSMLVDPLTPAVKAAVRNIRKAKTE